One genomic segment of Mytilus galloprovincialis chromosome 5, xbMytGall1.hap1.1, whole genome shotgun sequence includes these proteins:
- the LOC143076284 gene encoding uncharacterized protein LOC143076284, with protein sequence MVRKYLENYFYDLTSNHLYKKSVDLATPHRKCLLKEDLVSLVKKNHALDHRKSHSIYESIRRFVFPVVRENVKLLFDLYVDCNQCKSAISLPKTERTRRPIPATYPNSRWQIDLKKMPPHKGFQYICSNIVDCFSRFAFGQACKTKSATEISKVVLSYIYLYGDSRILQSDNGKEFRNSNLKEVIDQFDTVQMHGRPYHPQSQGRVERFNRTLTEYFRIKMSERSNWSDQLPEFYYTYNNRLNKATRPKTPYQLFFTRPNFAMPLDDQVPYASLTKEERDFLEHAELDVDENESEPEEELPEVIIDVRHSSLTEALDGNQIASTHHNEEELTLHEAMNILDDGVNEENGNLPPDCTHEDDFVVPEPSFSQTAILQENVSPYYKQMYQRKFYNEQNKENVQVHQQNVNQKQLPVFNTGLTDFYRQIHRETLSAFPLEQFSDGLREDIAYYPEEGQHVMYRPNPAMNKGTAVFSSGYFRKGVIDSISASTAGKVYKVTDQITGYKFDLNRNQIKKM encoded by the exons ATGGTGAGAAAATATTTGGAAAATTATTTCTATGATTTGACTTCAAatcatttgtataaaaaaagtgtTGACTTGGCTACTCCTCATAGGAAATGTCTTTTAAAGGAGGATTTAGTTAGCTTAGTTAAAAAGAATCATGCATTAGATCACAGAAAATCGCACAGTATTTATGAGTCTATAAGAAGATTTGTTTTCCCAGTTGTAAGGGAAAACGTGAAGCTATTATTCGATCTTTACGTGGATTGTAATCAATGTAAAAGTGCTATATCTTTACCCAAAACAGAAAGGACAAGACGCCCTATACCAGCAACTTATCCAAATTCAAGATGGCAAATTGATCTGAAGAAGATGCCACCTCATAAAGGATTTCAATACATATGTAGTAAcattgttgattgtttttcaagaTTTGCATTTGGTCAAGCATGTAAAACTAAAAGTGCTACTGAAATAAGCAAAGTGGTACttagttacatttatttatatGGAGATTCACGCATTTTACAGTCAGACAATGGAAAAGAATTCCGAAATTCGAATCTGAAAGAAGTTATAGACCAATTTGACACAGTCCAAATGCATGGTAGACCATATCATCCTCAAAGTCAGGGCAGAGTGGAGCGTTTTAATCGTACACTGACTGAGTATTTCAGAATCAAAATGTCAGAACGTTCAAACTGGTCCGATCAACTTCCTGAGTTTTATTATACATATAATAACAGACTAAACAAGGCCACACGTCCAAAGACTCCATACCAGCTGTTTTTTACTAGACCAAATTTTGCTATGCCGCTTGATGATCAG GTACCTTATGCCTCTCTTACTAAAGAAGAACGAGACTTTTTAGAGCATGCCGAGTTAGATGTTGATGAAAATGAGTCAGAGCCAGAGGAAGAACTCCCAGAAGTAATTATTGATGTACGACACTCATCCTTAACTGAGGCTTTAGATGGAAACCAAATCGCCAGTACACATCATAATGAAGAAGAACTCACTTTACATG aGGCGATGAACATTCTAGACGATGGCGTAAATGAAGAAAATGGCAATTTACCACCAGATTGTACACATGAAGATGATTTTGTAGTGCCCGAACCATCATTTTCACAAACTGCTATTTTGCAA gaaaatgTTAGTCCATACTACAAACAAATGTATCAGAGAAAGTTTTATAATgagcaaaataaagaaaatgtacaAGTTCATCAACAG AATGTGAATCAAAAACAGTTACCGGTATTTAACACAGGACTCACTGATTTCTATAGACAAATTCACCGGGAAACCCTGTCAGCTTTTCCACTAGAGCAGTTTTCCGATGGTTTAAGGGAAGACATTGCCTACTATCCGGAAGAGGGACAACATGTGATGTACAGGCCAAATCCTGCGATGAATAAAGGCACCGCAGTTTTTAGTTCCGGATATTTTAGGAAAGGGGTCATAGACTCAATTTCAGCTTCTACTGCTGGAAAAGTGTATAAAGTGACAGATCAAATTACAggatacaaatttgatttaaatcgcaatcaaattaaaaaaatgtga